One genomic window of Polaromonas sp. SP1 includes the following:
- the secG gene encoding preprotein translocase subunit SecG, which produces MNVVLTIVLAVQMLSALGMIGLILVQHGKGADMGAAFGSGGSGSLFGASGSANFLSRTTGILAALFFACTLLLAYFGGSTQPRAGSSVLEGAAVTAPAPAASASGATQIPGTTVPAGTGAAVPAAPAPAASGAAQIPTK; this is translated from the coding sequence ATGAACGTTGTATTAACCATTGTCCTTGCAGTGCAGATGCTCTCGGCGCTTGGCATGATTGGCCTGATCCTGGTGCAGCACGGCAAGGGTGCCGACATGGGTGCGGCGTTTGGAAGCGGCGGCTCCGGCAGCCTGTTTGGCGCCAGCGGCAGTGCCAACTTTCTGTCGCGCACCACCGGTATCCTGGCCGCGTTGTTTTTTGCCTGCACCTTGCTGCTCGCTTACTTTGGCGGCAGCACGCAGCCGCGCGCCGGCTCCAGCGTTCTGGAAGGTGCGGCGGTGACGGCTCCTGCCCCCGCGGCATCGGCCTCCGGCGCGACCCAAATCCCCGGCACCACGGTGCCCGCCGGCACCGGCGCTGCAGTTCCCGCCGCTCCTGCGCCGGCTGCATCGGGTGCTGCGCAAATCCCGACGAAATAA
- a CDS encoding NADH-quinone oxidoreductase subunit B family protein — protein MSLEGVFNEGFMTTSYDSVVNWAKTGSLWPMTFGLACCAVEMMHAGAARYDIDRFGMLFRPSPRQSDLMIVAGTLCNKMGPALRKVYDQMSEPRWVLSMGSCANGGGYYHYSYSVVRGCDRIVPVDVYVPGCPPTAEALMYGIIQLQQKIRRTNTIARA, from the coding sequence ATGTCACTTGAAGGTGTTTTCAACGAAGGCTTCATGACCACGAGTTACGACTCGGTGGTGAACTGGGCCAAGACGGGTTCGCTCTGGCCCATGACGTTCGGCCTCGCGTGCTGCGCCGTCGAAATGATGCATGCTGGTGCTGCGCGCTACGACATCGACCGTTTCGGCATGTTGTTCCGTCCCAGTCCGCGCCAGTCCGATCTGATGATCGTGGCCGGCACGCTGTGCAACAAGATGGGACCGGCGCTGCGCAAGGTGTATGACCAGATGTCCGAGCCGCGCTGGGTATTGTCCATGGGCTCTTGCGCCAACGGCGGCGGTTATTACCACTACAGCTATTCGGTGGTTCGTGGCTGCGACCGTATCGTGCCGGTCGACGTGTACGTGCCCGGTTGCCCGCCCACGGCGGAGGCGCTGATGTACGGCATCATCCAGCTGCAGCAGAAAATCCGCCGCACCAACACGATTGCGAGGGCATAA
- a CDS encoding NAD(P)H-quinone oxidoreductase, whose protein sequence is MKAVEITSYGAPEVLRLGSRPAPVDGAGEVLIRVNASGVNRPDVLQRMGHYPVPPGASDIPGLEVAGVIVSGDARAMAAAGLKIGDRVCALVAGGGYAELCVAPVAQCLPVPEGLSDIEAASLPETFFTVWSNVFERAHLQPGETLLIQGGSSGIGVTAIQIAKALGAKVLVTAGSDDKCAACVALGADHAINYKTSDFAEEAKKLTNGKGVDVILDMVAGSYVAREVDCMAEDGRLVIIALQGGTKAEFNAGLVLRKRLTITGSTLRPRSVEFKAGIAKALKEKVWPLIAGGAVKPVIHSTFAAADAAKAHALMESNQHVGKIVLTW, encoded by the coding sequence ATGAAAGCTGTTGAAATTACATCCTATGGCGCGCCTGAGGTTTTGCGCCTGGGCTCGCGTCCGGCTCCCGTTGACGGCGCCGGCGAAGTCCTGATTCGTGTGAATGCCAGCGGCGTGAACCGCCCTGATGTTTTGCAGCGCATGGGGCACTATCCGGTGCCGCCCGGTGCGTCGGACATCCCCGGGCTTGAGGTGGCGGGCGTGATTGTTTCCGGCGATGCCCGGGCAATGGCAGCCGCAGGCTTGAAAATTGGTGACCGTGTCTGCGCATTGGTGGCGGGCGGTGGTTATGCCGAGTTATGCGTTGCGCCTGTGGCGCAGTGCCTGCCCGTGCCTGAAGGGCTCAGCGATATCGAAGCCGCCTCCCTGCCGGAGACCTTCTTTACGGTTTGGAGCAATGTGTTTGAGCGCGCTCATTTGCAGCCGGGCGAAACGCTGTTGATCCAGGGCGGCTCCAGCGGCATCGGCGTGACGGCCATTCAGATTGCCAAGGCCTTGGGCGCCAAGGTGCTGGTCACCGCCGGCAGCGACGACAAGTGTGCCGCCTGCGTGGCCTTGGGCGCCGACCATGCCATCAACTACAAGACCAGCGATTTCGCCGAAGAGGCCAAAAAGCTGACGAACGGGAAGGGCGTCGACGTCATTCTCGACATGGTTGCCGGCAGTTATGTCGCACGCGAAGTCGACTGCATGGCTGAAGACGGCCGCCTCGTCATCATTGCGCTGCAGGGCGGCACCAAAGCCGAATTCAATGCCGGACTCGTGCTGCGCAAGCGCCTGACCATCACCGGTTCGACCTTGCGTCCGCGCTCTGTCGAGTTCAAGGCCGGTATTGCGAAAGCGCTGAAAGAAAAAGTCTGGCCGCTGATTGCCGGCGGCGCCGTCAAGCCGGTGATTCACAGTACGTTCGCCGCTGCGGATGCTGCCAAAGCGCACGCGCTGATGGAGTCCAACCAGCACGTCGGCAAAATCGTTTTGACCTGGTAA
- a CDS encoding NADH-quinone oxidoreductase subunit C — translation MSSSPVSMEQLAETIRAVLGDKVKSLNTALGEITLTVTAADYLVAAAQLRDAPGCRFEQLIDLCGVDYSEYKDGQYGGLRYCVVSHLLSVSLNQRVRLKVFCPDDDFPVVDSLNDIWNSANWFEREAFDLYGIIFEGHNDLRRILTDYGFIGHPFRKDFPTSGHVEMRYDSEQKRVIYQPVTIEPREITPRVIREDNYGGLQ, via the coding sequence ATGTCCTCTTCTCCTGTTTCCATGGAGCAACTCGCCGAAACGATTCGTGCAGTGCTTGGCGACAAAGTCAAAAGCCTGAACACCGCGCTCGGTGAAATCACCCTCACGGTGACTGCTGCCGACTACCTTGTAGCCGCAGCCCAGTTGCGCGATGCGCCCGGTTGCCGCTTCGAGCAGCTCATCGACCTTTGCGGCGTCGACTATTCCGAATATAAGGACGGCCAATACGGCGGCTTGCGGTATTGCGTGGTGTCGCACCTGCTGTCGGTCAGCCTGAACCAACGCGTGCGCCTCAAGGTGTTCTGCCCCGATGACGATTTCCCGGTGGTGGATTCTCTCAATGACATCTGGAACTCAGCCAACTGGTTTGAGCGCGAGGCTTTCGATCTTTACGGCATCATCTTTGAAGGTCACAACGACCTGCGCCGCATCTTGACCGACTATGGCTTTATCGGCCATCCTTTCCGCAAGGATTTCCCGACTTCAGGCCATGTGGAAATGCGCTACGACTCCGAGCAGAAGCGCGTGATCTATCAGCCGGTCACCATCGAGCCGCGTGAGATCACCCCCCGCGTGATTCGCGAAGACAACTACGGTGGCCTGCAGTAA
- a CDS encoding NADH-quinone oxidoreductase subunit A, with product MNLDQYLPVLLFILVGVGVGVVPQVLGRLLGPVRPDSEKNSPYECGFEAFEDARMKFDVRYYLVAILFILFDLEIAFLFPWAVALKEIGPVGFWSVMIFLGILVVGFVYEWKKGALDWE from the coding sequence ATGAACCTCGATCAATACCTTCCTGTTCTCCTGTTTATTCTGGTCGGTGTGGGTGTCGGCGTGGTGCCTCAGGTCCTGGGTCGTTTGTTGGGGCCCGTGCGGCCCGACAGTGAAAAAAACTCCCCCTACGAATGCGGCTTCGAAGCTTTCGAAGATGCCCGCATGAAATTCGATGTGCGCTACTACCTGGTCGCCATCCTCTTCATTCTTTTTGACCTCGAAATCGCGTTCCTTTTTCCCTGGGCCGTTGCGCTCAAGGAAATCGGTCCTGTCGGTTTCTGGTCCGTCATGATTTTCCTGGGCATTCTGGTCGTGGGCTTTGTCTACGAGTGGAAAAAAGGTGCGCTGGACTGGGAATAA
- the tpiA gene encoding triose-phosphate isomerase produces MKKLIAGNWKMNGSLAANTALLDALAQGLANPAACEVAVCVPAPYLAQVQAMRAAKAGLAPVELGAQDVSAHASGAYTGEVSAAMLKEFGCRFAIVGHSERRQYHGETDQLVADKTKAALAAGITPIVCIGETLAEREAGHTEEVVKRQLAAVIHTNGHCISEIVVAYEPVWAIGTGKTASPEEAQAVHAVLRAQLKAATDQFARVKILYGGSMNAANAASLLAQPDIDGGLIGGASLKAPDFLTIIAAARN; encoded by the coding sequence ATGAAAAAACTCATTGCGGGAAACTGGAAGATGAACGGCAGCCTGGCGGCCAACACCGCCTTGCTGGACGCGCTGGCGCAAGGTTTGGCCAATCCTGCAGCATGCGAAGTGGCCGTGTGCGTGCCCGCGCCATATCTGGCACAAGTCCAGGCCATGCGCGCTGCGAAAGCAGGTCTTGCTCCCGTTGAGTTGGGCGCGCAGGATGTCTCAGCACATGCCTCTGGCGCCTACACCGGCGAGGTGAGTGCCGCCATGCTCAAGGAGTTCGGTTGCCGGTTTGCCATCGTCGGCCATTCGGAGCGCCGCCAATACCATGGCGAAACGGATCAACTGGTCGCCGACAAAACCAAAGCCGCACTGGCCGCGGGCATCACGCCCATCGTCTGCATCGGCGAAACGCTGGCTGAGCGCGAAGCGGGCCACACCGAAGAAGTCGTCAAGCGCCAACTGGCCGCGGTGATTCACACCAACGGCCATTGCATCAGCGAAATCGTGGTGGCCTACGAGCCTGTATGGGCCATCGGCACCGGCAAGACAGCTTCGCCGGAAGAGGCCCAGGCGGTGCATGCCGTGCTGCGGGCCCAATTGAAAGCGGCGACGGACCAGTTCGCGCGCGTGAAGATTCTGTATGGCGGCAGCATGAACGCTGCCAATGCGGCGTCGCTGCTGGCCCAGCCCGACATTGACGGCGGCCTCATTGGCGGCGCGTCGCTCAAAGCCCCCGATTTTTTGACAATTATTGCTGCAGCCCGCAACTAG